In Dehalococcoidia bacterium, a single genomic region encodes these proteins:
- the surE gene encoding 5'/3'-nucleotidase SurE, which translates to MHILLTNDDGIHAPGLWEAAKALRPLGRVIVCAPDREQSGVGGSMTLQLPVRLTTFPSLVEGVEAYTVEGTPADAVVVAMEVVLERPPDLVVSGINQGANLGEDVLLSGTVGGALQGWFRGIPSIAVSLCTLTNFIFGPSALVVRLLAQQAAEGALPRPILLNVNLPNLPLEKLEGVEITRLGRRSYAEVVRQGDDGRRKWYWIARSRPVWEVVEGTDVWAVRHHRVSITPLTTDLTHYSLLPSLAGLAKALAEGIRPPRNDTP; encoded by the coding sequence ATGCACATCCTCTTGACCAACGACGACGGCATCCACGCCCCCGGCCTCTGGGAGGCGGCCAAAGCCTTACGCCCCCTGGGGCGGGTCATTGTGTGCGCCCCCGACCGGGAGCAAAGCGGAGTGGGCGGATCCATGACCCTCCAGTTGCCGGTGCGCCTCACCACCTTCCCCTCCCTGGTGGAGGGGGTAGAGGCCTACACCGTGGAGGGCACCCCCGCCGATGCGGTGGTTGTCGCCATGGAGGTGGTGTTGGAGCGCCCCCCCGATTTGGTGGTGTCGGGCATCAACCAGGGGGCCAACCTGGGGGAGGATGTGCTCCTGTCGGGCACGGTGGGTGGGGCGCTCCAGGGGTGGTTTCGGGGTATCCCCTCCATCGCCGTCTCCCTGTGCACCTTGACCAACTTCATCTTTGGTCCCTCGGCCCTGGTGGTGCGCCTGCTGGCCCAGCAAGCGGCCGAAGGGGCTCTACCCCGCCCCATCCTCCTCAATGTGAACCTGCCCAACCTGCCTCTAGAGAAACTGGAGGGGGTGGAGATTACCCGTCTGGGACGGCGCAGTTACGCCGAGGTGGTGCGCCAGGGGGACGACGGACGGCGCAAGTGGTATTGGATCGCCCGCTCCCGCCCGGTGTGGGAGGTAGTGGAGGGGACAGATGTGTGGGCGGTGCGCCACCATCGGGTGAGCATCACGCCCCTGACCACCGACCTGACTCACTACAGCCTTTTGCCATCCCTAGCGGGCCTGGCCAAGGCCCTGGCCGAGGGTATCCGCCCGCCCCGGAACGATACCCCGTGA
- a CDS encoding haloacid dehalogenase codes for MTDYAQQLQAIGDTARALLSQTFTAREQALTLCREVVQKSALAIRSAHRQHYEEARRHLAQAQERLQRIDGLLHAHPDVYYAGFVEDAQKEFAEASVVVAVLTGMPIPHFADLKVGVAPYLNGLGEAVGELRRAVMDALRQGDMERCQALLEVMDDIYALLITVDFPDGMTGGLRRTTDATRAILERTQGDVALAQRMHALERHLSRLEGGVGEG; via the coding sequence ATGACAGACTACGCCCAGCAGTTGCAAGCCATCGGGGACACAGCCCGCGCCCTGCTGTCCCAGACCTTCACGGCGCGGGAGCAGGCCTTGACCCTCTGCCGGGAGGTGGTGCAGAAAAGTGCTCTAGCCATCCGCTCCGCCCATCGCCAGCACTATGAGGAGGCGCGTCGGCATCTCGCCCAGGCCCAGGAGCGCCTCCAGCGGATAGACGGCCTCTTGCACGCACATCCCGATGTCTACTACGCCGGCTTTGTGGAGGACGCCCAGAAGGAGTTCGCCGAGGCGTCGGTGGTGGTGGCGGTGCTGACGGGGATGCCCATCCCCCATTTCGCCGACCTGAAGGTGGGGGTGGCCCCCTACCTCAACGGTCTGGGGGAGGCGGTGGGGGAACTGCGCCGTGCGGTTATGGACGCCCTCCGCCAAGGGGATATGGAGCGCTGCCAGGCCCTCCTGGAGGTGATGGACGACATCTACGCCCTGCTTATCACGGTGGATTTCCCCGACGGGATGACGGGGGGGTTGCGCCGCACCACCGATGCTACACGGGCGATCCTCGAACGCACGCAAGGGGACGTGGCCCTGGCCCAGCGCATGCACGCCTTGGAGCGCCACCTGTCCCGTCTGGAGGGGGGCGTGGGGGAGGGGTGA
- the thiE gene encoding thiamine phosphate synthase — translation MTERVSPQPVVPAYREALAAALRTVEAAVTQPIGLAYDVRTLRQALRTTGADEEEADPLRGWRVPPAQGLEAAVLARRALGLLQEWGALDGGLAERVRKVLDRAEARLGADLRRPLAQRVRGLYVIIDPAQCRGRNPLDIAESALRGGAHVLQWRDKQTEKGTQLQTLAQVRTLCTRYNALLIVNDHADLAVAAEADGLHIGQLDLPLPHARQVLRPGHLIGRSHALLEEALASQAQGADYIAVGTIFGTTSKAPERTRYAGLETLRKVKQAVQAPVVAIGGITASHVAQVIEAGADAVAVLSAVCGADDPEKATRDLVEAIRRAQASP, via the coding sequence ATGACGGAACGGGTGAGCCCCCAGCCTGTGGTGCCCGCCTATCGGGAGGCGTTGGCCGCCGCCCTGCGCACGGTGGAGGCGGCCGTGACCCAGCCCATCGGCCTGGCCTACGATGTGCGCACCCTGCGCCAGGCCCTCCGCACTACGGGAGCCGATGAGGAGGAGGCCGACCCCCTGCGGGGGTGGCGTGTCCCGCCCGCCCAGGGCCTAGAGGCGGCCGTCCTTGCCCGCCGTGCTCTGGGGCTCCTGCAGGAGTGGGGGGCGCTGGACGGCGGCTTGGCCGAACGCGTCCGCAAGGTGTTGGACCGCGCCGAGGCCCGCCTGGGGGCTGATCTGCGCCGTCCCCTGGCTCAGCGGGTGCGGGGGCTCTATGTCATCATAGACCCCGCCCAGTGCCGCGGGCGCAACCCCCTGGACATCGCCGAATCGGCTTTACGCGGCGGGGCGCACGTGCTCCAGTGGCGGGATAAGCAGACCGAAAAGGGAACACAACTGCAGACTTTGGCCCAGGTGCGCACCCTGTGCACCCGCTACAATGCCCTTCTCATCGTCAACGACCACGCCGACCTTGCCGTGGCCGCCGAGGCCGATGGCCTGCACATTGGGCAACTCGACCTGCCCCTGCCCCACGCCCGCCAGGTGCTTCGCCCCGGGCACCTCATCGGGCGCTCCCATGCCCTTCTGGAGGAGGCCCTGGCCTCCCAGGCGCAGGGGGCCGACTATATCGCCGTGGGCACCATCTTCGGGACAACCTCCAAGGCCCCCGAGCGCACCCGCTACGCCGGCCTGGAGACCCTGCGCAAGGTGAAGCAGGCGGTGCAGGCCCCGGTAGTGGCCATCGGGGGCATTACGGCGTCCCATGTGGCCCAGGTCATCGAGGCGGGGGCCGATGCGGTGGCGGTGCTCAGCGCCGTGTGTGGTGCCGACGATCCAGAGAAGGCGACGCGGGACCTGGTGGAAGCTATCCGACGGGCCCAGGCATCCCCATGA
- a CDS encoding zinc ribbon domain-containing protein: MPLYDYRCGQCQRVTTLFTRSVFQQVEPVCAHCGGKDMRRMVSPFAYHKSIQTIHEESGPPSQFPTLDYYKDPRNIGRYVEEKFKEYGMELPKSVKEQIQAAREGEVPKELGL; the protein is encoded by the coding sequence ATGCCCCTGTATGACTACCGCTGTGGCCAGTGCCAACGGGTTACCACCCTCTTTACCCGTTCGGTGTTCCAGCAGGTGGAGCCGGTGTGCGCCCACTGCGGGGGCAAAGACATGCGTCGGATGGTCTCCCCTTTCGCTTACCACAAGTCTATCCAGACTATCCACGAGGAGAGTGGGCCACCGTCCCAATTCCCCACCCTGGACTACTACAAAGACCCCCGCAACATCGGGCGCTATGTGGAGGAGAAGTTCAAGGAGTACGGGATGGAACTGCCTAAGTCGGTAAAGGAGCAGATTCAGGCCGCCCGCGAGGGCGAGGTGCCCAAGGAACTGGGGCTGTAG
- a CDS encoding zinc ribbon domain-containing protein, whose product MPIYEYRCRDCQRKSTFFFRSFAAVSEASSLHCEHCGSPSLQRLFSPVAVHRSWGSSLDASFPGEEMLNEADEDNPEAMEEWGRKIKGALTEGEDTELDEWERAELGLEPEEPGEGDTEGEEDEE is encoded by the coding sequence GTGCCGATTTACGAGTATCGCTGTCGGGACTGCCAGCGTAAGAGCACCTTCTTCTTCCGCTCCTTTGCGGCTGTCAGTGAGGCGTCGTCCCTGCACTGCGAGCACTGTGGTAGCCCCAGCCTCCAGCGCCTGTTCTCCCCGGTGGCGGTGCACCGTTCGTGGGGCTCCAGCCTGGATGCATCTTTCCCCGGGGAGGAGATGCTCAACGAGGCGGATGAGGACAATCCCGAGGCGATGGAGGAGTGGGGGCGGAAGATCAAAGGGGCCTTGACGGAGGGGGAGGATACAGAACTGGACGAGTGGGAGCGGGCGGAACTGGGGCTGGAGCCGGAGGAGCCGGGCGAGGGGGATACCGAGGGCGAGGAGGACGAGGAGTAG
- a CDS encoding CoA ester lyase — protein sequence MPRTPVPIRVERSFLSVPGSNWGMIQKAVASEADAVYLDLEDAVAPNQKEASRPLVVRALRELDWGRKVRCVRINGLDTPWAYRDLVEVVESAGDRLDCIVLPKTNRPEDVAFVDILLTQIELAKGFTRRIGIEAQIETAQGLANIHAIATASERLEALVFGPGDYAASVQMPLTAIGEPDEADALYPGHRWHYAMHRIVVAARAAGLRALDGPYAAHRDTEGFRKACRIARSLGFDGKWCIHPLQVPIANEVFSPPRQEIEWAVRVVQEYERATAQGQGAITIDGRMIDAASVRMAQATVQKARLAGLL from the coding sequence ATGCCCCGCACACCCGTCCCCATTCGTGTGGAGCGCTCCTTCCTGTCCGTCCCCGGCTCCAACTGGGGGATGATCCAAAAGGCGGTGGCCTCCGAGGCCGATGCTGTTTACCTGGACCTGGAGGACGCCGTTGCCCCCAATCAGAAGGAAGCCAGCCGCCCCCTGGTGGTGCGCGCCCTGCGGGAACTGGACTGGGGGCGCAAGGTGCGGTGCGTGCGCATCAACGGCCTGGATACCCCCTGGGCCTACCGCGACCTGGTGGAGGTGGTGGAAAGCGCCGGCGACCGTTTGGACTGCATCGTTCTTCCCAAGACCAATCGCCCCGAGGATGTGGCCTTTGTGGACATCCTCCTGACGCAGATTGAACTGGCCAAAGGCTTCACCCGGCGCATCGGCATAGAGGCCCAGATAGAGACGGCCCAGGGTCTGGCGAACATTCACGCCATCGCCACAGCCAGTGAACGCCTAGAGGCCTTGGTGTTCGGGCCAGGGGATTATGCCGCTTCGGTGCAGATGCCCCTGACGGCCATCGGCGAGCCCGACGAGGCCGATGCTCTGTATCCTGGGCACCGCTGGCACTACGCCATGCATCGCATCGTGGTGGCGGCACGGGCGGCGGGCCTGCGCGCCCTGGACGGCCCCTACGCCGCCCACCGGGACACCGAGGGCTTCCGCAAGGCGTGTCGTATCGCCCGCAGTTTGGGGTTTGATGGCAAGTGGTGCATCCACCCCCTTCAGGTGCCCATCGCCAACGAGGTGTTCTCGCCCCCCCGCCAAGAGATAGAGTGGGCTGTGCGGGTGGTGCAGGAATACGAGCGGGCCACCGCCCAAGGGCAGGGGGCCATCACCATAGACGGGCGTATGATAGATGCCGCCTCGGTGCGCATGGCCCAGGCCACCGTCCAGAAGGCGCGTCTGGCGGGCCTGCTGTAA